One segment of Curtobacterium poinsettiae DNA contains the following:
- a CDS encoding spore photoproduct lyase family protein, with amino-acid sequence MSNARVRPMLDVHRIYAEPAALELQRGQEIVGQWPDAEIVPVESHWNIPEVHGDERNVQRWVRIKTEALVLGVKKSLVTRPNGRSADFIAPSTANGCAMACAYCYVPRRKGYSNPVTVFANIDQITKHVARNIAKQGPKTEPNQCDPDSWVYDIGENSDCSVDAMISDNVRDLCDLFRMTPTAKASFATKYVNRDLLDWDPMGRTRIRFSLMPHETAKVTDIRTSPIAERIAAVNDFVDAGYEVHLNFSPVILTPTWESDWAELLRQVDDVLSPAAKAQLAAEVIFLTHNQPLHEVNLGWHPKAEDLLWRPDLQEQKVSQNGAANVRYRSGMKGQLVERFRELVAEHLPSCCIRYAF; translated from the coding sequence ATGAGCAACGCACGTGTCCGCCCGATGCTCGACGTCCACCGCATCTACGCCGAGCCCGCCGCCCTCGAGCTGCAGCGCGGGCAGGAGATCGTCGGGCAGTGGCCGGACGCCGAGATCGTCCCGGTCGAGTCGCACTGGAACATCCCCGAGGTGCACGGCGACGAGCGCAACGTGCAGCGCTGGGTGCGGATCAAGACCGAGGCCCTCGTGCTCGGCGTGAAGAAGTCGCTCGTCACCCGGCCGAACGGGCGCTCGGCCGACTTCATCGCCCCCTCCACCGCGAACGGCTGCGCGATGGCGTGCGCCTACTGCTACGTGCCGCGGCGCAAGGGCTACAGCAATCCGGTGACGGTGTTCGCGAACATCGACCAGATCACGAAGCACGTGGCGCGGAACATCGCGAAGCAGGGGCCGAAGACCGAGCCGAACCAGTGCGACCCGGATTCCTGGGTCTACGACATCGGCGAGAACAGCGACTGCTCCGTCGACGCGATGATCAGCGACAACGTCCGTGACCTCTGCGACCTGTTCCGGATGACCCCGACGGCCAAGGCCTCGTTCGCGACGAAGTACGTCAACCGCGACCTGCTCGACTGGGACCCGATGGGCCGGACCCGGATCCGCTTCTCGCTGATGCCGCACGAGACCGCGAAGGTCACCGACATCCGCACGAGCCCGATCGCCGAGCGGATCGCCGCGGTGAACGACTTCGTGGACGCCGGGTACGAGGTCCACCTCAACTTCTCACCGGTCATCCTGACGCCGACGTGGGAGTCCGACTGGGCCGAGCTGCTGCGCCAGGTGGACGACGTGCTGTCCCCGGCGGCGAAGGCGCAGCTCGCGGCCGAGGTGATCTTCCTGACCCACAACCAACCCCTGCACGAGGTCAACCTCGGGTGGCACCCGAAGGCCGAGGACCTGCTGTGGCGTCCGGACCTGCAGGAGCAGAAGGTGTCCCAGAACGGTGCCGCGAACGTGCGCTACCGGTCCGGCATGAAGGGGCAGCTCGTCGAGCGCTTCCGCGAGCTCGTCGCCGAGCACCTGCCCTCCTGTTGCATCCGGTACGCGTTCTGA
- the chvE gene encoding multiple monosaccharide ABC transporter substrate-binding protein, translating into MMKRRIIAGVAAVGIAISLAACSAGGRASTDGGGSGDNKGALVGVAMPTKVSERWIKDGNAVKSDLEKAGYKVDLEYGDNKVQQQAQQVSNMITKGAKVLIIASIDGGALSDQLDAAAKAGIKVISYDRLLTGNKNVDYYVSFDNEKVGVDQANSLLTGLGVLDADGKKTGEKGPFNIEVFAGSLDDNNAGFFFNGAMKTLKPYLEDGTLKIQSGQDELSQAATQQWDPATAKARMQNLVAKSYSGGTTLDGVLSPYDGISIGIISALQGAGYGTSDRPLPTVTGQDAEAASVKSIIAGQQYSTIYKDTRKLAKQSVTMAEDLLSGKEPEVNDTKSYDNKVKVVPTFLFQPTVVTKDNYKEVLVDSGYYTEADLK; encoded by the coding sequence ATGATGAAGCGCAGGATCATCGCGGGCGTCGCAGCCGTCGGCATCGCGATCTCGCTGGCCGCTTGCTCGGCCGGCGGCCGTGCATCCACCGACGGTGGCGGCAGCGGCGACAACAAGGGCGCCCTCGTCGGCGTCGCCATGCCCACCAAGGTCTCCGAGCGGTGGATCAAGGACGGCAACGCCGTCAAGAGCGACCTCGAGAAGGCCGGCTACAAGGTCGACCTCGAGTACGGCGACAACAAGGTCCAGCAGCAGGCTCAGCAGGTCAGCAACATGATCACCAAGGGCGCGAAGGTCCTGATCATCGCGTCGATCGACGGTGGCGCGCTCTCCGACCAGCTCGACGCCGCCGCCAAGGCCGGCATCAAGGTGATCTCGTACGACCGCCTGCTCACGGGCAACAAGAACGTCGACTACTACGTGTCCTTCGACAACGAGAAGGTCGGCGTCGACCAGGCGAACAGCCTGCTCACCGGCCTGGGTGTGCTCGACGCGGACGGCAAGAAGACCGGCGAGAAGGGCCCCTTCAACATCGAGGTCTTCGCCGGTTCGCTCGACGACAACAACGCCGGGTTCTTCTTCAACGGCGCCATGAAGACGCTCAAGCCGTACCTCGAGGACGGCACGCTGAAGATCCAGTCCGGCCAGGACGAGCTGTCCCAGGCCGCCACGCAGCAGTGGGACCCGGCCACGGCCAAGGCCCGCATGCAGAACCTGGTCGCCAAGTCCTACTCGGGCGGCACCACGCTCGACGGCGTGCTCTCGCCGTACGACGGCATCTCGATCGGCATCATCTCGGCGCTGCAGGGCGCCGGGTACGGCACGAGCGACCGTCCGCTCCCGACCGTCACCGGCCAGGACGCCGAGGCCGCCTCGGTCAAGTCGATCATCGCCGGTCAGCAGTACTCGACGATCTACAAGGACACGCGCAAGCTCGCCAAGCAGTCGGTCACCATGGCCGAGGACCTGCTCAGCGGCAAGGAGCCCGAGGTCAACGACACGAAGAGCTACGACAACAAGGTCAAGGTCGTCCCGACCTTCCTGTTCCAGCCGACGGTCGTCACGAAGGACAACTACAAGGAAGTCCTCGTGGACTCGGGGTACTACACCGAAGCCGACCTGAAGTAG
- a CDS encoding glycoside hydrolase family 35 protein, giving the protein MRFAIGDTDFLLDGEPHRILSGAIHYFRVHPDLWADRIRKAKLMGLNTIETYVAWNAHAPSPGVFDLSGGLDLGRFLDLVAAEGMHAIVRPGPYICAEWTNGGLPYWLFADGSVGVRRNEPGFLAAVETYLQHLAPVLVPRQIDQGGPIVLVQVENEYGAYGSDPSYLRELEAMHRSIGLTVPFTSVDQPMGTMLEDGSLPSLHKTGSFGSRSTERLARLRQAQPTGPLMCSEFWDGWFDSWGEHHHTTPAAASASDLDDLLAAGGSVNIYMFHGGTNFGFTNGANDKGVYRPIATSYDYDAPLDEAGRPTAKFHAFRAVIERYAPVPPLPASMEPGGSGRLASDVADGVGLEARITPATDLAVRLDRVASLRSLLPTLTTWSAHDEPPTFDSLGAASGFVAYRAEVDLPAGGVLTVGTEVRDRAIVSADGVVVGVLEREHHDRAITLPPVTGTLELLVEDQGRVDYGIRIGEPKGLVGGVSIDGVPVARWTASPLALDPIAPAAVAALSEVAPTGGEVLAGPTFAAGTFDLDAVDDRYLSLDGFRKGVAWVNGFCLGRYWSRGPQQTLAIPGPVLRRGRNELVVLELHAAASRTACLLVEPDLGHTEA; this is encoded by the coding sequence ATGCGCTTCGCCATCGGCGACACCGACTTCCTGCTCGACGGCGAGCCGCACCGGATCCTGTCCGGTGCGATCCACTACTTCCGCGTGCACCCCGACCTGTGGGCCGACCGGATCCGCAAGGCGAAGCTGATGGGCCTCAACACCATCGAGACCTACGTCGCCTGGAACGCGCACGCGCCGTCGCCCGGGGTGTTCGACCTGTCGGGTGGGCTGGACCTCGGCCGCTTCCTCGACCTCGTCGCCGCCGAGGGCATGCACGCCATCGTCCGCCCCGGCCCCTACATCTGTGCCGAGTGGACGAACGGCGGGCTGCCGTACTGGTTGTTCGCGGACGGCTCCGTGGGCGTCCGGCGCAACGAGCCCGGGTTCCTCGCAGCGGTCGAGACGTACCTGCAGCACCTGGCCCCCGTGCTGGTCCCGCGGCAGATCGACCAGGGCGGGCCCATCGTCCTGGTGCAGGTCGAGAACGAGTACGGCGCCTACGGCTCCGACCCCTCGTACCTGCGGGAGCTCGAGGCGATGCACCGGTCGATCGGGCTCACCGTTCCCTTCACGAGCGTCGACCAGCCGATGGGCACGATGCTCGAGGACGGCTCCCTGCCCTCGCTGCACAAGACCGGCTCGTTCGGGTCGCGCTCCACCGAACGACTCGCCCGCCTGCGCCAGGCGCAGCCGACCGGTCCGCTCATGTGCTCGGAGTTCTGGGACGGCTGGTTCGACAGCTGGGGCGAGCACCACCACACCACCCCTGCGGCTGCCTCGGCGTCGGACCTCGACGACCTGCTCGCCGCCGGGGGATCGGTGAACATCTACATGTTCCACGGCGGCACGAACTTCGGCTTCACGAACGGCGCGAACGACAAGGGCGTCTACCGTCCGATCGCGACGTCGTACGACTACGACGCCCCGCTCGACGAGGCCGGCCGACCGACGGCGAAGTTCCACGCCTTCCGCGCGGTCATCGAGCGCTACGCGCCCGTCCCGCCGCTGCCGGCGTCGATGGAGCCGGGTGGATCGGGTCGGCTCGCGTCCGATGTGGCGGACGGAGTCGGCCTGGAGGCCCGGATCACCCCCGCCACGGACCTCGCCGTCCGTCTGGACCGCGTCGCGTCGCTCCGTTCCCTGCTGCCCACGCTCACGACGTGGTCCGCGCACGACGAGCCGCCGACCTTCGACTCGCTCGGAGCTGCGAGCGGCTTCGTCGCCTACCGCGCCGAGGTCGACCTGCCCGCCGGCGGGGTGCTGACCGTCGGCACCGAGGTGCGTGACCGTGCGATCGTCTCGGCCGACGGTGTCGTGGTCGGGGTCCTGGAACGCGAGCACCACGACCGCGCCATCACCCTGCCGCCGGTGACCGGCACGCTCGAGCTCCTCGTCGAGGACCAGGGCCGCGTCGACTACGGCATCCGCATCGGCGAGCCGAAGGGCCTGGTCGGGGGCGTCTCGATCGACGGCGTCCCGGTTGCCCGGTGGACGGCATCGCCGCTCGCCCTCGACCCCATCGCACCTGCCGCCGTGGCCGCGCTGTCCGAGGTCGCTCCGACCGGTGGCGAGGTGCTCGCCGGGCCGACGTTCGCAGCTGGCACGTTCGACCTCGACGCCGTGGACGACCGGTACCTGTCGCTCGACGGGTTCCGGAAGGGTGTCGCCTGGGTCAACGGGTTCTGCCTCGGTCGGTACTGGTCACGAGGCCCGCAGCAGACCTTGGCGATCCCGGGGCCGGTGCTCCGCCGCGGTCGCAACGAGCTCGTCGTGCTCGAACTGCACGCCGCCGCGTCCCGCACCGCGTGCCTGCTCGTCGAGCCCGACCTGGGCCACACCGAGGCCTAG
- the mmsA gene encoding multiple monosaccharide ABC transporter ATP-binding protein — MADTILEMRDITKTFPGVKALQGVSIEVERGQVHAICGENGAGKSTLMKVLSGVYPAGSFDGEILLDGEPVRFADINDSEAAGVVIIHQELALSPFLSIAENIFLGNEQSKGGFIDWNKTNLTAAELLKRVGLKDNPVTKVVDLGVGKQQLVEIAKALSKEVKLLILDEPTAALNDDDSAHLLELIRSLQAEGMTAIIISHKLNEIKAIADKVTIIRDGKTIETLDMRADDVSEDRIIRGMVGRDLSNRYPERENPVIGEELLRIEDWTVHHQLDSSREIIHQANLSVRAGEVVGIAGLMGAGRTELAMSVFGQSYGTGISGTVYKRGTPIKTHTVSQAIDNGIAYVTEDRKRYGLNLIDDIKRNISGSALGKLANWGFVNSSEETTVASQFLKSLNIKAPNVDVVTGKLSGGNQQKVVLSKWMYADPDVLILDEPTRGIDVGAKYEIYTIINQLADQGKAVIVISSELPELLGICDRIYTLSEGTITADVPRAEATPEVLMQYMTQERETPVNERA, encoded by the coding sequence ATGGCGGACACCATCCTCGAGATGCGGGACATCACCAAGACGTTCCCCGGCGTCAAGGCCCTGCAGGGCGTCTCGATCGAGGTCGAGCGCGGCCAGGTCCACGCGATCTGCGGCGAGAACGGCGCGGGCAAGTCGACGCTCATGAAGGTGCTGTCGGGTGTCTACCCGGCCGGTTCCTTCGACGGCGAGATCCTGCTCGACGGCGAACCCGTGCGGTTCGCGGACATCAACGACTCCGAGGCTGCGGGCGTCGTGATCATCCACCAGGAGCTGGCGCTCAGCCCGTTCCTGTCGATCGCCGAGAACATCTTCCTCGGCAACGAGCAGTCCAAGGGCGGCTTCATCGACTGGAACAAGACGAACCTGACGGCCGCCGAGCTACTCAAGCGCGTCGGGCTGAAGGACAACCCGGTCACCAAGGTCGTCGACCTCGGTGTCGGCAAGCAGCAGCTCGTCGAGATCGCGAAGGCGCTCTCGAAGGAGGTGAAGCTCCTCATCCTCGACGAGCCCACCGCGGCGCTGAACGACGACGACTCCGCGCACCTGCTCGAGCTCATCCGCTCGCTGCAGGCCGAGGGCATGACGGCGATCATCATCAGCCACAAGCTCAACGAGATCAAGGCGATCGCGGACAAGGTCACGATCATCCGTGACGGCAAGACCATCGAGACCCTGGACATGCGGGCCGACGACGTGTCCGAGGACCGGATCATCCGCGGGATGGTCGGCCGTGACCTGTCGAACCGGTACCCCGAGCGCGAGAACCCCGTCATCGGCGAGGAACTGCTGCGGATCGAGGACTGGACCGTCCACCACCAGCTCGACTCGTCGCGCGAGATTATCCACCAGGCCAACCTCAGCGTCCGCGCCGGCGAGGTCGTCGGCATCGCCGGGCTCATGGGCGCCGGGCGCACGGAACTCGCGATGAGCGTCTTCGGCCAGTCCTACGGCACCGGCATCAGCGGCACCGTCTACAAGCGCGGCACCCCGATCAAGACGCACACCGTCTCGCAGGCGATCGACAACGGCATCGCCTACGTCACCGAGGACCGCAAGCGCTACGGCCTGAACCTGATCGACGACATCAAGCGGAACATCTCCGGGTCGGCGCTCGGCAAGCTCGCGAACTGGGGCTTCGTGAACTCCTCGGAGGAGACCACGGTCGCCAGCCAGTTCCTCAAGAGCCTCAACATCAAGGCGCCGAACGTCGACGTCGTGACGGGGAAGCTCTCCGGCGGGAACCAGCAGAAGGTCGTCCTGTCGAAGTGGATGTACGCCGACCCGGACGTGCTCATCCTCGACGAGCCCACCCGCGGCATCGACGTCGGCGCCAAGTACGAGATCTACACGATCATCAACCAGCTCGCCGACCAGGGGAAGGCGGTCATCGTGATCTCCTCCGAGCTCCCCGAACTGCTCGGCATCTGCGACCGCATCTACACCCTCTCCGAGGGCACCATCACGGCCGACGTCCCGCGCGCCGAGGCGACGCCCGAGGTCCTCATGCAGTACATGACCCAGGAACGGGAGACCCCTGTCAATGAACGCGCTTAA
- a CDS encoding alpha-amylase family glycosyl hydrolase, whose translation MNTDTAPTRHPEPAWVEHVMWWHVYPLGFVGSEVRPAAPVGERPLEHRLDRLAGWLDHVVDLGLNGLLLGPVFASSTHGYDTVDHFRIDPRLGDDADFTALVAAAHERGVRVLLDGVFNHVGREHPAFRALSDYGPEAPTADLFAIDWSGWQPGQPVPVGLFEGHDILVALDHDSRATEDLVVEVMTHWLARGVDGWRLDAAYAVPPAFWARVLPRMRERFPDAWFSGEVIHGDAAAIARDSTMDSLTQYELWQGIWHGIADRNGHELAHAIERHDALLATFAPTTFVGNHDVTRIASAVGERFAGHAAAVLFTVAGTPVVYAGDEYGWTGVKEEREGGDDAVRPEFPAEVPTPTDLTHAYEALIALRRRNPWLHRAHTDVVHLTNTAVVLRTATADAAVVTALNLSDDPVEVPVADATQVEAGGADLGDGTLRLPAGGWAVLSR comes from the coding sequence GTGAACACCGACACCGCACCCACCCGTCACCCCGAACCCGCGTGGGTCGAGCACGTGATGTGGTGGCACGTCTACCCGCTCGGTTTCGTCGGCTCCGAGGTCCGCCCCGCGGCGCCCGTGGGGGAGCGTCCACTCGAACACCGCCTCGACCGCCTAGCCGGGTGGCTCGACCACGTCGTCGACCTCGGTCTGAACGGCCTGTTGCTCGGCCCGGTGTTCGCGAGCTCGACCCACGGGTACGACACGGTCGACCACTTCCGCATCGACCCGCGCCTGGGCGACGACGCCGACTTCACCGCCCTGGTCGCGGCGGCGCACGAGCGGGGCGTTCGGGTGCTGCTGGACGGGGTGTTCAACCACGTCGGCCGTGAGCACCCGGCGTTCCGCGCGTTGTCCGATTACGGCCCGGAGGCGCCGACCGCCGACCTGTTCGCCATCGACTGGTCCGGTTGGCAGCCGGGGCAGCCCGTGCCCGTCGGACTGTTCGAGGGCCACGACATCCTCGTCGCGCTCGACCACGACAGCCGCGCCACCGAGGACCTCGTGGTGGAAGTGATGACGCACTGGCTGGCCCGCGGCGTCGACGGTTGGCGGCTCGACGCGGCGTACGCGGTGCCGCCGGCGTTCTGGGCGCGGGTGCTGCCGCGGATGCGGGAGCGGTTCCCGGACGCCTGGTTCAGTGGCGAGGTGATCCACGGAGACGCGGCGGCGATCGCTCGCGACTCGACGATGGACTCGCTGACCCAGTACGAGCTGTGGCAGGGGATCTGGCACGGCATCGCGGACCGCAACGGTCACGAGCTCGCGCACGCGATCGAGCGGCACGACGCGCTGCTGGCCACGTTCGCCCCGACCACGTTCGTCGGCAACCACGACGTCACCCGGATCGCGAGCGCGGTGGGGGAGCGGTTCGCCGGGCACGCCGCCGCCGTGCTGTTCACGGTGGCGGGGACCCCGGTGGTCTACGCGGGCGACGAGTACGGCTGGACCGGGGTGAAGGAGGAACGCGAGGGCGGCGACGACGCGGTCCGCCCGGAGTTCCCGGCCGAGGTCCCGACGCCGACGGACCTGACCCACGCGTACGAGGCGCTCATCGCCCTGCGTCGCCGCAACCCGTGGCTGCACCGCGCGCACACCGACGTCGTGCACCTGACGAACACCGCCGTGGTGCTGCGGACCGCGACGGCGGACGCCGCCGTGGTGACCGCCCTGAACCTGTCGGACGATCCCGTCGAGGTGCCCGTGGCCGACGCGACGCAGGTCGAGGCGGGCGGGGCCGATCTCGGGGACGGGACCCTGCGCCTCCCGGCCGGGGGTTGGGCCGTCCTGTCCCGCTGA
- a CDS encoding ABC transporter substrate-binding protein: MNKRLRRGLSALAIGVTAAIALAACASGGSSAGGSADDIDKALKDGGTLTYWSWTPSAKAQVAAFEKQYPKVQVKLVNAGTGADQYTKLQNTIKAGSGAPDVAQVEYFALPQFALSESLLDLSGYGFDSLESKFAKSTWNSVTIDGKVYGLPQDSGPMAMFYNKKVFDKYDLAVPKTWDEYVAAAKKLHAADPNAYLAADSGDAGFTTSMIAQAGGTPFTTDGDKVTINLQDEGTKKWTSTWNELVEQGLLSKTVGWTDDWYKQLGNGEIATMITGAWMPGNLESGVAQASGDWRVAPMPTYDGGTAQTANNGGSAEVVMKQSKNPALAAGFLKWLNSSKESTKVFMESGGFPSTTADLDSAAFLDEKPEYFGGQQINKVLVDASKSSDNDFTYLPYQVYANSVYADTVGQAYENGTSLDAGLEAWQKALAKYGKDQGFTVSTK, translated from the coding sequence ATGAACAAGCGTCTCCGGCGCGGGCTCAGCGCCCTCGCCATCGGCGTCACCGCCGCCATCGCGCTGGCCGCGTGCGCCTCCGGCGGGTCGTCCGCCGGCGGTTCGGCCGACGACATCGACAAGGCCCTGAAAGACGGCGGCACCCTGACCTACTGGTCGTGGACCCCGTCGGCCAAGGCGCAGGTCGCCGCCTTCGAGAAGCAGTACCCGAAGGTGCAGGTCAAGCTCGTCAACGCCGGTACCGGCGCCGACCAGTACACCAAGCTGCAGAACACGATCAAGGCCGGCTCGGGCGCCCCCGACGTCGCGCAGGTCGAGTACTTCGCGTTGCCGCAGTTCGCCCTGTCCGAATCGCTGCTCGACCTGAGCGGGTACGGGTTCGACTCCCTCGAGAGCAAGTTCGCGAAGAGCACCTGGAACTCGGTCACGATCGACGGCAAGGTCTACGGCCTGCCGCAGGACTCGGGCCCCATGGCGATGTTCTACAACAAGAAGGTCTTCGACAAGTACGACCTCGCCGTGCCGAAGACGTGGGACGAGTACGTCGCCGCCGCGAAGAAGCTGCACGCCGCCGACCCGAACGCGTACCTCGCGGCGGACTCCGGCGACGCGGGCTTCACCACGAGCATGATCGCCCAGGCCGGTGGCACCCCGTTCACCACCGACGGTGACAAGGTGACCATCAACCTGCAGGACGAGGGCACCAAGAAGTGGACGAGCACCTGGAACGAGCTCGTCGAGCAGGGCCTGCTGTCGAAGACCGTCGGCTGGACCGATGACTGGTACAAGCAGCTCGGCAACGGTGAGATCGCCACGATGATCACCGGCGCCTGGATGCCCGGCAACCTGGAGTCCGGCGTCGCTCAGGCGTCTGGTGACTGGCGCGTCGCCCCGATGCCGACCTACGACGGCGGCACCGCCCAGACCGCGAACAACGGCGGCAGCGCCGAGGTCGTCATGAAGCAGTCGAAGAACCCGGCCCTGGCCGCCGGCTTCCTCAAGTGGCTGAACTCCTCGAAGGAGTCCACGAAGGTCTTCATGGAGTCCGGCGGCTTCCCGTCGACCACCGCCGACCTGGACTCGGCCGCGTTCCTCGACGAGAAGCCGGAGTACTTCGGCGGTCAGCAGATCAACAAGGTGCTCGTCGACGCGTCGAAGTCCTCGGACAACGACTTCACCTACCTGCCGTACCAGGTGTACGCGAACAGCGTCTACGCCGACACCGTCGGTCAGGCGTACGAGAACGGCACCTCGCTCGACGCCGGCCTCGAGGCCTGGCAGAAGGCCCTCGCCAAGTACGGCAAGGACCAGGGCTTCACGGTCTCGACCAAGTAG
- a CDS encoding DUF3253 domain-containing protein yields MGRAIRTAADAAANEAEHAERTCASCGRTMPSSAAPEARYCSAACRKHGVDATDRALEQRIDELLAARARTSSICPSEVARSLEPDDWRPLMEPARRAARRMVARGEVEITQGGSVVDPSTAKGPIRIRRPR; encoded by the coding sequence ATGGGACGCGCGATCAGGACGGCAGCGGACGCTGCGGCGAACGAGGCGGAGCACGCCGAACGTACGTGCGCGTCGTGCGGGCGAACGATGCCCTCGTCGGCGGCACCGGAAGCGCGGTACTGCTCCGCAGCGTGCCGCAAGCACGGAGTCGACGCCACCGACCGGGCCCTCGAACAGCGCATCGACGAGCTGCTCGCCGCGCGCGCACGGACCTCGAGCATCTGCCCGTCCGAGGTCGCTCGGTCGCTCGAGCCCGACGACTGGCGGCCGCTGATGGAACCCGCCCGCCGAGCCGCCCGCCGCATGGTGGCCCGCGGCGAGGTCGAGATCACGCAGGGCGGCTCCGTGGTCGACCCGTCGACGGCGAAGGGGCCGATCCGCATCCGTCGCCCGCGCTGA
- a CDS encoding biopolymer transporter Tol produces MTAEPDDHFFVVDGRRWRRTDPALPEHVAAALRSHLGRGRNAVKQAKRAGDDAALEAARHRNGLAKHGLGERGPEWWTRPEADRIAVAEHALAELDARDRD; encoded by the coding sequence ATGACCGCCGAACCCGACGACCACTTCTTCGTCGTGGACGGACGACGCTGGCGCCGCACCGACCCGGCGCTGCCCGAGCACGTCGCCGCCGCCCTCCGCTCGCACCTGGGCCGCGGTCGCAACGCCGTCAAGCAGGCGAAGCGGGCGGGCGACGACGCTGCCCTCGAGGCCGCGCGACACCGCAACGGTCTCGCCAAGCACGGCCTCGGCGAACGGGGTCCGGAGTGGTGGACCCGCCCCGAGGCCGACCGGATCGCTGTTGCCGAGCACGCCCTCGCCGAGCTGGACGCCCGCGACCGCGACTGA
- a CDS encoding CsbD family protein, producing MSLGDKAKDVTQKVVGKVEEAVGKKTDDAELTHQGQKDQVMGEGRLDKEKAKDAFDGK from the coding sequence ATGTCGCTCGGAGACAAGGCGAAGGACGTCACGCAGAAGGTCGTCGGCAAGGTCGAGGAGGCCGTCGGCAAGAAGACCGACGACGCCGAGCTCACCCACCAGGGTCAGAAGGACCAGGTCATGGGCGAGGGTCGTCTCGACAAGGAGAAGGCCAAGGACGCGTTCGACGGCAAGTGA
- the mmsB gene encoding multiple monosaccharide ABC transporter permease → MNALKSAVGYLTGQLRQIGLFIALIVIVIFFQVTTNGITLAPINVSNLIVQNSYILILAIGMVMVIIAGHIDLSVGSVVAFTGAMAGVMITQWNIPWPIAVVLCLVVGALVGAWQGFWIAYFGIPAFIVTLAGMLAFRGAAQIVLQNQQISPFPAGFRSLGSGFLPSFGTTGYEPLTMILGFAAAAVMVIAAFRGRITRRKYQLESEPFAWFIVKTAFGAVLVIYVALLLASYNGTPIVLVVLGALVVIYSVVMRSAVFGRHIYAIGGNALAAQLSGVKTKRVTFLLFVNMGVISALAGVVFTGQLNLAAPGAGNGFELDAIAAVFIGGAAVTGGIGTVPGAIVGGLIIGLLNNGMSILGVGTEFQSLIKGLVLLAAVAFDVFNKRRAASARK, encoded by the coding sequence ATGAACGCGCTTAAGTCCGCCGTCGGCTACCTCACCGGGCAGCTCCGACAGATCGGCCTGTTCATCGCGCTGATCGTCATCGTCATCTTCTTCCAGGTGACCACGAACGGCATCACGCTGGCCCCGATCAACGTCTCGAACCTGATCGTCCAGAACAGCTACATCCTCATCCTGGCCATCGGCATGGTCATGGTCATCATCGCCGGCCACATCGACCTGTCGGTCGGGTCGGTGGTCGCCTTCACGGGCGCCATGGCCGGCGTGATGATCACGCAGTGGAACATCCCGTGGCCGATCGCGGTCGTGCTCTGCCTGGTGGTCGGTGCGCTCGTCGGCGCGTGGCAGGGCTTCTGGATCGCGTACTTCGGGATCCCGGCGTTCATCGTGACGCTGGCGGGCATGCTCGCGTTCCGCGGCGCGGCCCAGATCGTCCTGCAGAACCAGCAGATCTCGCCGTTCCCCGCCGGCTTCCGCTCGCTCGGCTCCGGCTTCCTGCCGTCCTTCGGCACCACCGGGTACGAGCCGCTCACGATGATCCTCGGCTTCGCCGCCGCGGCCGTCATGGTGATCGCGGCGTTCCGCGGTCGCATCACGCGTCGCAAGTACCAGCTCGAGAGCGAGCCGTTCGCCTGGTTCATCGTGAAGACGGCGTTCGGTGCCGTGCTCGTGATCTACGTGGCGCTCCTGCTCGCCAGCTACAACGGCACCCCGATCGTGCTCGTCGTGCTCGGTGCCCTCGTGGTGATCTACTCGGTCGTCATGCGGAGCGCGGTGTTCGGCCGTCACATCTACGCGATCGGCGGCAACGCCCTGGCCGCGCAGCTGTCGGGTGTGAAGACGAAGCGCGTCACGTTCCTGCTCTTCGTCAACATGGGTGTCATCTCGGCCCTGGCGGGCGTGGTCTTCACCGGCCAGCTCAACCTGGCGGCACCGGGCGCGGGCAACGGCTTCGAGCTCGACGCCATCGCCGCCGTGTTCATCGGTGGCGCGGCCGTCACCGGCGGCATCGGCACCGTGCCGGGCGCCATCGTCGGTGGTCTCATCATCGGTCTGCTGAACAACGGCATGTCGATCCTCGGCGTCGGCACCGAGTTCCAGTCTCTGATCAAGGGTCTGGTGCTGCTCGCCGCCGTCGCGTTCGACGTGTTCAACAAGCGCCGGGCGGCGTCCGCGCGCAAGTAA